The Staphylothermus marinus F1 genome has a segment encoding these proteins:
- a CDS encoding AbrB/MazE/SpoVT family DNA-binding domain-containing protein produces MSVVKVYKKGIIVLPKNIREKAGIEEGMLLKVSVENGKIVLKPLDLWEKVWGCCRGRGTAEKAELELDQEEEEFWKGREK; encoded by the coding sequence GTGAGTGTTGTTAAAGTTTATAAGAAAGGTATTATTGTTTTGCCAAAGAATATACGTGAAAAAGCAGGAATCGAGGAGGGAATGCTGCTTAAAGTTTCTGTTGAAAATGGCAAGATCGTGTTGAAACCACTTGATCTATGGGAGAAAGTGTGGGGTTGCTGTAGAGGCAGAGGAACAGCTGAAAAAGCAGAGTTAGAACTAGATCAGGAGGAAGAAGAGTTTTGGAAAGGGAGAGAGAAGTAA
- a CDS encoding ABC transporter permease has protein sequence MDRMIYYVFLSIFFIITMWYFLAFYSPKYLFPYPHTVFYASIDLITKMDLLENLLYSTIRVAIGYVIGVFLGIGLGVLILLSRLIRSLLYPIVTFIVITPSFAFIPLLMIWIGLNDWLAITAIIICTAFPIIYAFMSSHKYIDRELIEAARIYGATDTYIAIHIILPLSITHLATILRYEAGHSWRLGFVTEYIALSNGLGALMMYAYSTLRVDEVIALLIIIGLLTYIFQQTITLIENKLLKKWYIT, from the coding sequence ATGGATAGGATGATCTACTATGTTTTTCTATCAATATTTTTTATCATTACTATGTGGTATTTCTTAGCTTTTTATTCTCCAAAATATTTGTTTCCATATCCCCACACAGTATTTTATGCTTCTATAGATTTAATTACTAAAATGGACCTATTAGAAAACTTATTGTATTCAACCATAAGAGTCGCCATAGGCTATGTTATTGGTGTGTTTTTAGGTATAGGATTGGGTGTTCTTATTTTGTTAAGCAGACTTATTCGGAGCTTATTATATCCGATTGTAACTTTTATTGTTATAACTCCTAGTTTTGCATTTATTCCATTACTCATGATATGGATAGGATTAAATGATTGGCTAGCGATAACGGCGATTATAATTTGTACAGCGTTCCCTATAATATATGCTTTCATGAGTTCTCATAAATATATTGATCGCGAATTAATAGAAGCAGCTAGAATCTATGGAGCAACAGACACCTATATAGCAATACATATTATTCTTCCACTCTCAATAACACATTTAGCTACAATACTAAGATATGAAGCAGGGCATAGTTGGAGACTAGGATTTGTAACTGAATATATAGCATTAAGTAATGGTTTAGGAGCACTAATGATGTATGCTTATTCAACACTAAGAGTTGACGAAGTGATAGCCTTACTCATAATTATAGGGTTACTAACATATATTTTCCAGCAAACAATTACCCTTATAGAGAATAAGTTGCTGAAAAAATGGTATATAACGTGA
- a CDS encoding ABC transporter ATP-binding protein, translating to MRREAIVAEDLKKKYITKKRKGLLRSEKQVVEALRGISFKIYEGEVVGLLGPNGAGKTTTVKIVSTLLIPDEGNAWVYGYHVVNEAKKVREKLGVMLTVEKGFYGKLTGRENLEYFGALYGLKGKELKKRVEYLLELLELEKLGASDRLFEEYSLGMKARLNLARALLRDPPVLLLDEPTLGLDPPSARRIRELVKTLAHKQSKAVLYTTHNMFEAEIVCDRIILINKGRIVAKGTPEQLKATIPEIKTINLIIRGVGSIDSIFSGINAEKVSIEPTDGLYNVKVQVYKPEEIIDVLLKKLVNNGFDIISLKIEEPTLEDVFIYFAEKGVKQ from the coding sequence ATGCGGAGAGAAGCAATAGTTGCTGAAGACTTAAAGAAGAAATACATAACCAAGAAGAGGAAAGGATTACTTAGAAGCGAGAAACAAGTAGTAGAAGCTCTTCGCGGTATAAGTTTTAAAATTTATGAAGGAGAAGTCGTCGGGTTACTAGGGCCTAATGGGGCAGGAAAAACAACCACTGTAAAAATAGTATCAACTCTTCTAATACCCGATGAAGGAAATGCATGGGTGTATGGATACCATGTTGTTAATGAGGCTAAAAAAGTACGTGAAAAACTAGGAGTAATGCTTACAGTTGAGAAGGGATTTTATGGAAAACTCACAGGTCGAGAGAATCTTGAATATTTTGGAGCATTATATGGGTTGAAGGGAAAAGAGCTTAAGAAAAGAGTAGAATACTTGCTGGAACTCTTAGAGCTCGAAAAGCTCGGAGCTAGTGATAGATTATTTGAAGAATATAGTTTAGGAATGAAGGCAAGGCTTAACCTTGCTAGAGCACTACTCCGCGATCCACCTGTTCTACTCTTAGATGAACCAACCCTAGGCTTGGACCCCCCAAGTGCTAGGCGTATTAGAGAATTAGTGAAAACTCTAGCACATAAGCAGAGTAAAGCAGTACTATACACCACTCATAACATGTTCGAGGCGGAAATAGTTTGTGATCGAATAATACTGATTAATAAGGGAAGAATAGTAGCTAAGGGAACTCCTGAACAGTTAAAAGCTACAATACCTGAGATTAAAACCATTAACCTCATTATTAGAGGGGTTGGAAGCATTGACTCGATCTTCTCAGGTATAAACGCTGAGAAAGTATCCATTGAGCCAACTGATGGATTATATAATGTTAAAGTACAAGTTTACAAGCCTGAGGAGATCATAGATGTTCTGCTTAAGAAGCTTGTCAATAATGGTTTTGACATTATTTCTTTAAAAATTGAGGAGCCAACTCTCGAAGATGTATTTATATATTTTGCTGAGAAAGGCGTTAAACAATGA
- a CDS encoding ABC transporter permease encodes MFEAVKAVLKAYFTAELLRSHGLTYGLVSMALWMTLFIAPIMLFAPPGESSQIISGYAFAAVLVFMSYSMATWDWAWELRWLMMNNMLEHVILSGRSIFLHYIGIIPISFTWLGFALITVYTLLTVLVGPPLTFINDPLMLALGLIMLFTVLFAHAMILGGTTIAVGTSGPVMEFIGWILPIATGGLTPLSRLPYPLQVFALLTPYSYPAEILRYGLLGTPSIIDLLSECFIGIIYDIVFLIIALVYFKHQMVKLLKEGPKTVGMY; translated from the coding sequence TTGTTTGAAGCAGTAAAGGCTGTTTTGAAAGCATATTTTACAGCCGAGCTACTTAGGAGTCATGGATTAACATATGGATTAGTATCTATGGCTCTCTGGATGACACTATTCATTGCACCAATAATGCTCTTCGCTCCACCTGGAGAATCTAGTCAAATCATATCTGGATATGCTTTCGCGGCTGTTCTAGTATTCATGTCTTATAGTATGGCTACATGGGATTGGGCATGGGAGCTTAGATGGTTGATGATGAATAATATGTTAGAACACGTAATACTTAGTGGTAGAAGCATATTCCTACACTACATAGGAATTATACCTATAAGTTTTACATGGCTTGGATTCGCACTAATAACAGTTTATACATTATTAACTGTCCTAGTTGGACCCCCCTTAACATTTATAAATGATCCATTAATGCTTGCTTTAGGACTAATAATGCTCTTCACAGTATTATTCGCTCACGCAATGATTCTCGGTGGAACCACTATTGCTGTTGGAACAAGCGGTCCTGTAATGGAGTTTATTGGATGGATTCTCCCAATAGCAACAGGAGGTTTAACACCATTATCAAGACTTCCATATCCTCTACAAGTATTCGCCTTACTTACCCCCTACAGTTATCCCGCGGAAATATTAAGGTATGGTTTGCTCGGAACACCTTCAATAATTGATCTCTTATCTGAGTGTTTTATAGGAATCATATATGATATAGTTTTTCTAATAATAGCACTAGTATACTTTAAGCATCAAATGGTTAAGCTCTTAAAAGAAGGACCTAAAACTGTAGGCATGTACTAA
- a CDS encoding DNA repair exonuclease, whose protein sequence is MLLIHTADLHIGAFSNRPLRNANVEAFEKIADYTIDNKIPYLVIAGDFFERPRIENFEVLRRIYRILRRLKENNIYVVSIPGSHDSSPRGADILTLLNEAGLIHVPMYQIGEKLVLYPLKLGDIVFYAIPGLKNNLETIYLRDRKVVFKQLEGKVENIVVLAHTSVKFAGYDPSIYSYRYGKAVIENQNILSTLPRNTKYLALGHIHFPLPLFDEAVTNIAYPGAPVGRDASDLEETYLLRKKHSRDRRFLLIDISEEKTIAKSIWEPFNIYVEYIKDYYKGFNDTVQEVKKVIKDLPVEGYNALILDIEGIPLDDRNKLIHKLREIEQQKRILIHLKMRGFRNTSELEISFEDIGDIEEIERIAVEEFARKLGIKASPQKILELINILSKEKSPDTNETEFYESLFKELKPIMEEILGVNKD, encoded by the coding sequence TTGTTGCTTATCCATACAGCAGATCTTCATATTGGTGCTTTTAGCAATAGACCTCTTAGAAACGCTAATGTTGAAGCTTTCGAGAAAATTGCGGATTATACTATTGATAATAAGATTCCATACTTAGTTATTGCTGGAGATTTCTTTGAGAGACCTAGGATAGAGAATTTTGAGGTTCTTCGCAGAATATATAGGATTTTGAGAAGGTTAAAAGAGAACAATATATATGTTGTAAGTATTCCTGGAAGCCATGATTCCTCGCCTAGGGGGGCAGATATACTTACATTACTTAATGAAGCAGGCTTAATACATGTTCCCATGTATCAAATCGGTGAAAAACTTGTTTTATACCCTCTCAAGCTAGGAGACATTGTTTTCTACGCTATTCCTGGTCTTAAAAATAACTTGGAAACAATATATCTGCGTGATAGAAAAGTCGTGTTTAAGCAACTAGAAGGTAAGGTAGAGAATATAGTTGTTCTCGCTCATACTAGTGTTAAGTTTGCCGGTTATGATCCAAGCATTTATAGTTATAGATATGGTAAAGCAGTTATTGAAAACCAGAATATTTTATCTACTCTGCCGAGAAATACAAAATATTTGGCTCTAGGACACATTCATTTTCCTCTCCCATTATTTGATGAAGCCGTAACCAATATTGCTTATCCAGGAGCTCCTGTTGGTAGAGATGCCAGTGATCTTGAGGAAACGTATCTTCTACGTAAAAAACATAGTAGAGATAGAAGGTTTCTTCTAATCGATATCAGTGAAGAGAAAACCATTGCTAAAAGTATATGGGAACCGTTTAATATATATGTTGAGTACATTAAGGATTACTATAAAGGATTCAATGATACTGTTCAAGAGGTTAAAAAAGTCATAAAAGATTTACCGGTAGAAGGATATAATGCGTTAATACTTGATATTGAAGGAATACCTTTAGATGATAGGAATAAGTTGATACATAAACTCAGAGAAATAGAGCAGCAAAAAAGGATACTGATACATTTGAAAATGAGAGGTTTTAGGAACACAAGTGAATTAGAGATTAGTTTTGAGGATATAGGAGATATAGAAGAAATTGAAAGGATAGCAGTTGAAGAATTCGCGAGAAAGCTCGGTATAAAAGCTTCTCCGCAGAAAATACTTGAGCTAATAAATATTTTGAGCAAGGAAAAATCACCCGATACCAATGAAACGGAGTTTTATGAATCACTATTCAAAGAATTGAAACCAATCATGGAGGAGATCCTCGGTGTCAATAAGGATTAA
- the cdd gene encoding cytidine deaminase, giving the protein MVEKLNIDFLIEKAKSVLKNSYAPYSGVHVAAAVLTRNNSVFLGVNVENASYGLTICAERSAISAMVTAGEREPIAVAIVTDLDNPIPPCGACRQVIAEFNLESTIIMHSVKTGETIIKSLKELFPDPFSLDHK; this is encoded by the coding sequence ATGGTGGAAAAACTTAACATTGATTTCTTAATTGAGAAAGCTAAGAGTGTTTTAAAGAATAGTTATGCACCATATAGTGGAGTACATGTAGCAGCAGCTGTTTTAACTAGGAATAATAGTGTTTTTCTAGGCGTCAATGTTGAGAATGCTAGTTATGGTTTAACAATATGTGCTGAGAGATCAGCTATATCAGCAATGGTTACCGCGGGTGAAAGGGAACCAATAGCTGTAGCAATTGTTACTGATCTAGATAATCCTATTCCGCCTTGTGGAGCTTGTAGGCAGGTTATAGCAGAGTTTAATCTTGAATCAACTATAATAATGCATAGTGTAAAAACAGGCGAGACTATTATAAAGAGTTTGAAAGAATTATTCCCTGATCCATTCAGTCTAGATCATAAGTAA
- a CDS encoding PIN domain-containing protein, translated as MEREREVIIDTYTLLAIAYDEVSRKAYEILENVRDRKIRGLIPVTVVYEYIVHWLRGRIPVLKNIDEVLTYLKTYFKITDLSLDDYVEATQIKVRGDNILKKSKISGLRNRRLSIVDSTIIALAKRKNAPIITGDKDLEYVAKKENVDVIW; from the coding sequence TTGGAAAGGGAGAGAGAAGTAATAATTGATACATATACTCTTCTAGCCATAGCATACGATGAAGTAAGTAGAAAAGCATATGAGATACTGGAAAATGTACGTGATAGAAAAATCAGAGGCTTAATACCAGTAACTGTTGTGTATGAATACATTGTTCACTGGTTAAGGGGAAGAATACCTGTTCTCAAAAACATAGATGAAGTATTAACATATTTGAAAACATATTTTAAAATAACAGATCTAAGCCTTGACGATTATGTGGAAGCGACTCAGATCAAAGTTAGAGGAGATAATATTCTTAAAAAATCAAAAATATCTGGCCTAAGAAATAGGAGATTAAGCATAGTTGATTCTACAATAATAGCATTAGCTAAGAGGAAGAATGCTCCTATCATAACGGGAGATAAAGATCTTGAATACGTTGCTAAAAAAGAAAATGTTGATGTTATATGGTAA
- the ileS gene encoding isoleucine--tRNA ligase, whose amino-acid sequence MPIIGKLKGQYDPHKVEEWVKRFWDENQIYKLVKEKSDRSILRFNFIDGPPYPSGDVPHIGTAWNKTLKDIVLRYKRMRGYNVFDRPGYDCHGLPIEVKVEQKLGVKVKREIEEKIGVDKFVNECKKLVFNNIKSLTKWFKELGVFMDWENPYLTLRDEYIEAGWWLIKKAAEQGLLDREERVVYWCPRCSTTLAEYEVEYKVLTDPSIYVKFPVRSREKEYLLIWTTTPWTLPANTFVMAHPDITYVRVRVGEEVYILAKPRLEKVMSEAGIKEYEVLEEFPGKKLEGLEYDHPLIDIVPLQEKLSKYHRVVMAPEFVTTTEGTGLVHGAPGHGMEDFTVAKKIGIDFIASPIDDEGRFTNVAGKYAGKKVREANPEIIKDLKERGALLHASQITHKYPVCWRCKTPIVMRATKQWVLRVTKLKEKLINEAKKVNWIPDWALDRMMHMLENLQDWVISRQRYWGTPLPIWECPEGHRIVVGSINELEKHGGKKPKELHRPWIDEVEIKCPICGRPMKRVPDVMDVWFDSAISFYAANGHPEKLRLEDVILDFIVEGHDQIRGWFFSLLRAGVLGFQSKPYNTVLVHGFALDEHGREMHKSLGNYVGTDEAIERAGRDPLRFWVSQNTVWEDLRFSWRGIDEIRRDLGIAWNTFVFASTYMNLDKYDPLQHRIDDYKEFLRYEDKWLLSRINSIAKKITESLEKYYIHEAARELRKFIVEDVSHWYIRLIRPRVWVEENTPDKLAAYSVLYYVLEKWLRMMAPFTPFLAEKIYQEVFRKANPELPLSIHLLDWPSIDDEYIDEDLEKIMNVIREIYEAAAAARMKAGIKLRQPVKSLTVYTDRERIREVTRKYSGLLARLVNVRKVEAKQVAEIGKIVKYKVSPIYRVIGPLYRKLAKKVINYIMENQESIARDIIRKGEHTAYIEGQEIKLTKEQVLITPSYVEGYSVEEREWGSVAIDTRLSKEEIAEGLARDIIRRIQVMRKEINLPLDAKIETYIYAPRKHVELLKPYTEYIKNETRSEKLTYLDTPEQLEKIQGYRKEWEIQGEQYIIVIKQL is encoded by the coding sequence TTGCCGATCATTGGAAAATTGAAGGGACAATATGATCCACATAAAGTAGAGGAATGGGTTAAAAGATTTTGGGATGAGAATCAAATCTATAAATTAGTTAAGGAGAAATCAGATAGATCTATTCTTAGATTCAACTTTATAGACGGCCCACCTTATCCAAGCGGTGATGTCCCTCATATTGGTACAGCTTGGAATAAAACGTTAAAAGACATTGTCCTCCGCTATAAACGTATGCGGGGATACAACGTATTTGATAGGCCGGGATATGATTGTCATGGTTTACCGATAGAGGTTAAAGTTGAACAAAAGCTTGGTGTTAAGGTTAAACGAGAAATAGAAGAAAAAATCGGTGTGGACAAGTTTGTTAATGAATGTAAGAAACTAGTTTTTAACAATATTAAGAGCTTGACTAAATGGTTTAAAGAACTAGGAGTTTTCATGGATTGGGAAAATCCGTATCTAACCCTTAGAGATGAATACATAGAGGCTGGATGGTGGCTTATAAAGAAGGCGGCTGAACAGGGATTATTGGATCGGGAGGAGCGCGTGGTTTATTGGTGTCCGCGATGCTCAACTACTCTTGCAGAATATGAGGTTGAATACAAGGTTTTAACTGATCCAAGTATTTATGTGAAATTCCCTGTTAGGAGTAGGGAGAAAGAGTACTTACTTATATGGACAACTACTCCATGGACTCTTCCAGCAAATACTTTCGTAATGGCTCATCCAGATATAACATATGTTCGTGTAAGAGTTGGTGAAGAAGTATATATTCTAGCCAAGCCTCGGCTGGAAAAGGTAATGAGCGAAGCTGGAATTAAGGAATACGAAGTTCTCGAAGAATTTCCCGGTAAGAAGCTTGAGGGGCTAGAATATGATCATCCATTAATAGATATTGTTCCATTACAGGAGAAGCTGAGCAAGTATCATAGAGTAGTTATGGCGCCTGAATTCGTAACAACAACTGAGGGAACAGGACTAGTTCATGGAGCACCGGGGCATGGTATGGAAGATTTCACAGTTGCTAAAAAGATTGGAATAGATTTTATTGCTTCACCAATAGATGATGAGGGCAGATTCACTAATGTAGCAGGTAAATATGCTGGTAAAAAAGTTAGAGAAGCAAATCCCGAAATAATAAAAGATTTAAAGGAGAGAGGGGCTCTTCTACACGCGTCACAAATAACACACAAATACCCTGTTTGTTGGCGCTGTAAAACACCCATAGTTATGAGAGCTACTAAGCAATGGGTACTTAGAGTAACCAAGCTAAAAGAGAAATTGATTAATGAAGCGAAAAAAGTTAACTGGATACCTGACTGGGCACTTGACAGAATGATGCACATGCTCGAAAACTTACAGGACTGGGTTATAAGTAGGCAGAGATACTGGGGGACACCACTACCTATATGGGAGTGTCCTGAAGGACATAGAATAGTTGTTGGAAGCATTAATGAGCTCGAGAAACATGGGGGTAAGAAGCCTAAGGAGCTTCATAGACCATGGATAGATGAAGTAGAGATAAAATGTCCAATATGTGGTAGACCAATGAAACGCGTGCCTGATGTAATGGATGTATGGTTTGACAGCGCCATCTCATTCTATGCAGCTAATGGTCATCCGGAAAAGCTTCGTTTAGAAGATGTTATATTAGACTTTATAGTGGAAGGCCATGATCAAATACGTGGATGGTTTTTCTCACTACTACGAGCAGGAGTCCTGGGTTTCCAGAGTAAACCATATAATACGGTCTTAGTTCATGGATTCGCATTAGACGAGCATGGTAGAGAAATGCATAAGAGTCTAGGAAACTATGTTGGAACAGATGAAGCTATTGAGAGAGCCGGCAGGGACCCGTTAAGGTTCTGGGTTAGCCAAAACACTGTATGGGAGGATCTAAGGTTTTCTTGGAGAGGCATAGATGAGATACGCAGAGACCTAGGCATTGCATGGAACACATTCGTTTTCGCCTCCACATATATGAACCTAGACAAATATGATCCTCTTCAGCATAGAATAGATGATTACAAAGAGTTTTTGAGATACGAAGATAAATGGTTATTATCACGCATTAATAGTATTGCTAAAAAAATAACGGAAAGCTTGGAGAAATACTATATACATGAAGCAGCTAGAGAACTCCGCAAATTCATAGTTGAAGATGTTAGCCACTGGTATATCCGCTTAATAAGACCGCGTGTATGGGTCGAGGAGAACACACCTGATAAATTAGCAGCTTATTCAGTTTTATACTATGTTTTAGAGAAATGGTTGAGAATGATGGCTCCATTCACACCATTCCTAGCCGAGAAAATATATCAAGAAGTCTTTAGGAAAGCTAATCCCGAACTACCATTATCTATACATTTACTTGATTGGCCAAGCATTGATGATGAATACATTGATGAAGACTTGGAGAAAATAATGAATGTTATTAGGGAGATCTATGAAGCAGCAGCTGCTGCTAGAATGAAGGCTGGAATAAAGCTTCGCCAACCAGTAAAATCCCTCACAGTCTATACGGATAGGGAAAGAATAAGAGAAGTAACCAGGAAGTATAGTGGATTACTTGCTAGATTAGTAAATGTTAGAAAAGTAGAGGCTAAACAAGTAGCTGAAATAGGGAAGATAGTGAAATACAAGGTTTCACCGATCTATAGAGTTATAGGCCCGCTATACCGTAAGCTAGCAAAGAAGGTAATCAATTATATTATGGAAAACCAGGAGAGCATAGCTAGAGATATTATAAGGAAAGGAGAACACACAGCATATATTGAAGGACAAGAAATTAAATTAACAAAAGAACAAGTGTTAATTACACCATCATATGTGGAAGGATACAGTGTTGAAGAAAGAGAATGGGGAAGTGTAGCTATAGATACTAGGCTCAGCAAAGAAGAAATAGCAGAAGGACTAGCAAGAGATATCATAAGAAGAATACAAGTAATGCGTAAAGAAATAAACCTACCACTAGATGCTAAAATAGAAACATATATCTATGCGCCAAGAAAACATGTTGAACTATTAAAACCATATACAGAATACATTAAAAACGAAACAAGATCAGAAAAACTAACATACCTAGACACGCCCGAGCAACTCGAGAAAATACAAGGATATAGAAAAGAATGGGAAATACAAGGGGAACAATACATTATAGTAATAAAACAATTATAG
- a CDS encoding ABC transporter substrate-binding protein: MITKKRILAIIIVIVVVVGSLYYLDAQASLRKNIVRLVVGVELNDHSAAFWVALDKGYFRDLGLDVEYKTFSTGLELAVALSRGDFDIALACIGPVMVMYSRGVPVILVAMTHLNGYSMIIGTKINNIHQLNGAKASVSGPGSPVWLIAHMFMEKYNVSFTLVKMPPFIAVNALLNHQVSISFLPEHYATLAVKLGGFRALTNQDLWKNMPGSGVFVKKDFLKDHRDLVEKFVYAIYRAILFIKNNPEDAAIIVAKHLASTTEVMADSMKYLDYTVEINVSAIQYYSKLLHKYGAIDHEINVDNFIDISILEDLGLMRHG; this comes from the coding sequence ATGATTACTAAGAAGCGAATACTTGCGATAATAATAGTCATAGTAGTAGTTGTAGGTAGTCTATATTATCTAGATGCCCAAGCATCTCTGAGGAAAAATATCGTAAGATTAGTTGTTGGAGTAGAACTAAATGATCACTCTGCTGCATTCTGGGTTGCATTAGATAAAGGTTATTTTAGGGATTTGGGTTTGGATGTTGAATATAAAACTTTCAGTACTGGATTAGAATTAGCTGTTGCTCTGAGTAGAGGAGATTTTGACATAGCACTTGCATGTATTGGTCCAGTGATGGTTATGTATTCAAGAGGGGTCCCAGTTATTCTTGTTGCTATGACTCATTTAAACGGATACTCCATGATCATTGGTACTAAGATAAATAATATACATCAACTAAATGGAGCTAAGGCATCAGTTTCAGGTCCAGGCTCGCCTGTTTGGTTAATTGCACATATGTTCATGGAAAAATATAATGTTAGTTTTACCTTAGTCAAAATGCCTCCTTTCATAGCTGTTAATGCATTGCTAAACCACCAGGTTAGCATTAGTTTTTTACCTGAGCATTACGCCACTCTTGCCGTGAAACTGGGGGGTTTCAGGGCATTGACGAATCAGGACTTATGGAAAAACATGCCTGGATCAGGTGTTTTTGTCAAGAAAGATTTTTTAAAGGATCACAGAGATCTTGTCGAGAAGTTTGTGTATGCTATTTATAGAGCCATACTGTTTATTAAGAATAACCCGGAAGACGCCGCAATTATTGTTGCAAAACATTTAGCATCAACTACAGAAGTTATGGCTGATTCTATGAAGTATTTAGATTATACTGTAGAAATAAATGTTTCAGCCATCCAATATTATTCTAAACTTCTACACAAGTATGGTGCTATAGATCATGAAATAAATGTCGACAATTTTATTGATATAAGCATTCTCGAGGATCTCGGGTTGATGCGTCATGGATAG